The Phalacrocorax carbo chromosome 21, bPhaCar2.1, whole genome shotgun sequence genome has a window encoding:
- the MCAM gene encoding cell surface glycoprotein MUC18 isoform X3, whose translation MAGGRRAAGPALGWGCCLLLCCAAASKVEVSMPAVVEVESGGTARIECNFYIPGNGSYTYISWSYIDRNNLVRVCHILGSEIPEEGTDCKGRLSVGEDKALSISRVTVQDARTFVCQVGAGSHGVGENRTELRVYKVPEAPEIEANTGGVSVQSTNIPQIAQCVSRNSFPSPNITWHKNGEQLQPEEKMVKILATMTRESSGLYTASSTLFAHVTREDRNSLYHCTVHYWLLGQKHTMDSQKINITVFYPAQHVKLHVMPSSALVKEGDDVKLVCEADGNPAPVFSFYKRELEDSWQDLSSLADTNSGVLNLHGVNKSSSGLYKCQTLDLDDMRQLEKDVELVVNYIEGVHVKMEPSSPLQEGDSVRLSCDAHSPVALAYQWRDEEGRKVGEGNQLFLSNLTFETSNNFSCKVIAPSVPGLEQSKQVVVAVQGKPRIVAISSPLYVRQDEVVNLTCKAIAFPRPSVRWNVNGTAHEYIENQHVASNLTVRVNHDLLRAGAMCRVSNALGVSEKHIQLLDQKTPESKGVIIVAIIVCILVVAVVGSVIYFLHKKGKIPCGRAGKQDM comes from the exons ATggctggggggcggcgggcggccggtCCCgctctgggctggggctgctgcctcctgctctgctgcg ctgcagccagcaagGTGGAGGTCTCCATGCCAGCAGTGGTTGAAGTGGAGAgcgggggcacagccaggatcGAATGCAATTTCTACATTCCTGGAAATGGTTCCTACACCTACATCAGCTGGTCCTAC ATTGACCGCAACAACCTGGTGAGGGTGTGCCACATCCTAGGCAGCGAGATCCCAGAGGAGGGCACAGACTGCAAGGGGCGGCTGTCAGTGGGGGAGGACAAGGCCCTCTCCATCAGCAGGGTGACAGTGCAGGATGCTAGGACCTTCGTGTGCCAAGTTGGGGCGGGCAGCCACGGCGTGGGCGAGAACCGCACTGAGCTCCGCGTCTACA AGGTCCCCGAGGCCCCTGAGATTGAGGCCAACACAGGAGGCGTTTCTGTGCAGAGCACTAACATCCCGCAG attGCCCAGTGCGTGAGCAGGAACAGCTTCCCATCCCCCAACATCACGTGGCACAAGAatggggagcagctgcagccagaggaGAAGA tggTGAAGATCCTGGCCACGATGACCCGTGAGTCAAGTGGGCTGTACACAGCAAGCAGCACCCTTTTCGCTCACGTCACTCGGGAGGACCGCAACTCCCTCTATCACTGCACTGTGCACTACTGGCTGCTGGGACAGAAGCATACCATGGATTCGCAGAAAATCAACATCACTGTCTTTT acCCTGCGCAGCATGTGAAGCTACATGTCATGCCATCCTCAGCGCTGGTGAAGGAAGGGGATGACGTGAAGCTGGTCTGCGAGGCCGATGGGAACCCAGCGCCTGTCTTCAGCTTCTATAAGAGAgag ctggaggaCAGCTGGCAGGACCTGTCGTCGCTGGCAGACACCAACAGCGGGGTGTTGAACCTGCACGGTGTGAATAAAAGCAGCAGTGGCCTGTACAAATGCCAAACCCTGGATTTGGATGATATGAGACAGCTGGAGAAGGATGTGGAGCTTGTTGTGAACT ATATTGAAGGGGTCCATGTGAAGATGGAGCCATCCTCGCCCCTTCAGGAAGGGGATAGTGTGAGGCTGAGCTGTGATGCCCACAGCCCCGTGGCCCTGGCCTACCAGTGGAGAGATGAGGAG GGCAGGAAGGTTGGAGAAGGGAACCAGCTCTTCCTGAGCAACCTCACCTTCGAAACCTCCAACAACTTCAGCTGCAAGGTGATTGCACCAAGCgtgccagggctggagcagagcaagCAGGTGGTCGTGGCTGTTCAGG GGAAACCGCGGATTGTCGCCATCAGCTCCCCACTGTACGTGCGGCAGGATGAGGTGGTGAACCTGACTTGCAAGGCCATCGCTTTCCCCAGGCCCTCTGTCCGCTGGAATGTCAATGGGACg GCTCATGAGTACATTGAAAATCAGCACGTCGCCAGCAACCTGACAGTGCGTGTGAACCACGACCTGCTGCGGGCAGGAGCCATGTGCAGGGTCTCTAACGCACTGGGTGTCAGCGAGAAGCACATCCAGCTGCTCG ATCAAAAGACaccagaaagcaagggggtGATCATTGTGGCAATCATCGTCTGCATCCTTGTGGTGGCTGTGGTGGGGTCTGTCATCTACTTCCTGCACAAGAAAGGCAAGATCCCATGTGGCCGTGCTGGGAAACAGGACATGTAA
- the MCAM gene encoding cell surface glycoprotein MUC18 isoform X1 gives MAGGRRAAGPALGWGCCLLLCCAAASKVEVSMPAVVEVESGGTARIECNFYIPGNGSYTYISWSYIDRNNLVRVCHILGSEIPEEGTDCKGRLSVGEDKALSISRVTVQDARTFVCQVGAGSHGVGENRTELRVYKVPEAPEIEANTGGVSVQSTNIPQIAQCVSRNSFPSPNITWHKNGEQLQPEEKMVKILATMTRESSGLYTASSTLFAHVTREDRNSLYHCTVHYWLLGQKHTMDSQKINITVFYPAQHVKLHVMPSSALVKEGDDVKLVCEADGNPAPVFSFYKRELEDSWQDLSSLADTNSGVLNLHGVNKSSSGLYKCQTLDLDDMRQLEKDVELVVNYIEGVHVKMEPSSPLQEGDSVRLSCDAHSPVALAYQWRDEEGRKVGEGNQLFLSNLTFETSNNFSCKVIAPSVPGLEQSKQVVVAVQGKPRIVAISSPLYVRQDEVVNLTCKAIAFPRPSVRWNVNGTAHEYIENQHVASNLTVRVNHDLLRAGAMCRVSNALGVSEKHIQLLDQKTPESKGVIIVAIIVCILVVAVVGSVIYFLHKKGKIPCGRAGKQDITKPEARKDKIVVEVKSDKLSEEAGLLQGANGEKRPAADQSEKYIDLRN, from the exons ATggctggggggcggcgggcggccggtCCCgctctgggctggggctgctgcctcctgctctgctgcg ctgcagccagcaagGTGGAGGTCTCCATGCCAGCAGTGGTTGAAGTGGAGAgcgggggcacagccaggatcGAATGCAATTTCTACATTCCTGGAAATGGTTCCTACACCTACATCAGCTGGTCCTAC ATTGACCGCAACAACCTGGTGAGGGTGTGCCACATCCTAGGCAGCGAGATCCCAGAGGAGGGCACAGACTGCAAGGGGCGGCTGTCAGTGGGGGAGGACAAGGCCCTCTCCATCAGCAGGGTGACAGTGCAGGATGCTAGGACCTTCGTGTGCCAAGTTGGGGCGGGCAGCCACGGCGTGGGCGAGAACCGCACTGAGCTCCGCGTCTACA AGGTCCCCGAGGCCCCTGAGATTGAGGCCAACACAGGAGGCGTTTCTGTGCAGAGCACTAACATCCCGCAG attGCCCAGTGCGTGAGCAGGAACAGCTTCCCATCCCCCAACATCACGTGGCACAAGAatggggagcagctgcagccagaggaGAAGA tggTGAAGATCCTGGCCACGATGACCCGTGAGTCAAGTGGGCTGTACACAGCAAGCAGCACCCTTTTCGCTCACGTCACTCGGGAGGACCGCAACTCCCTCTATCACTGCACTGTGCACTACTGGCTGCTGGGACAGAAGCATACCATGGATTCGCAGAAAATCAACATCACTGTCTTTT acCCTGCGCAGCATGTGAAGCTACATGTCATGCCATCCTCAGCGCTGGTGAAGGAAGGGGATGACGTGAAGCTGGTCTGCGAGGCCGATGGGAACCCAGCGCCTGTCTTCAGCTTCTATAAGAGAgag ctggaggaCAGCTGGCAGGACCTGTCGTCGCTGGCAGACACCAACAGCGGGGTGTTGAACCTGCACGGTGTGAATAAAAGCAGCAGTGGCCTGTACAAATGCCAAACCCTGGATTTGGATGATATGAGACAGCTGGAGAAGGATGTGGAGCTTGTTGTGAACT ATATTGAAGGGGTCCATGTGAAGATGGAGCCATCCTCGCCCCTTCAGGAAGGGGATAGTGTGAGGCTGAGCTGTGATGCCCACAGCCCCGTGGCCCTGGCCTACCAGTGGAGAGATGAGGAG GGCAGGAAGGTTGGAGAAGGGAACCAGCTCTTCCTGAGCAACCTCACCTTCGAAACCTCCAACAACTTCAGCTGCAAGGTGATTGCACCAAGCgtgccagggctggagcagagcaagCAGGTGGTCGTGGCTGTTCAGG GGAAACCGCGGATTGTCGCCATCAGCTCCCCACTGTACGTGCGGCAGGATGAGGTGGTGAACCTGACTTGCAAGGCCATCGCTTTCCCCAGGCCCTCTGTCCGCTGGAATGTCAATGGGACg GCTCATGAGTACATTGAAAATCAGCACGTCGCCAGCAACCTGACAGTGCGTGTGAACCACGACCTGCTGCGGGCAGGAGCCATGTGCAGGGTCTCTAACGCACTGGGTGTCAGCGAGAAGCACATCCAGCTGCTCG ATCAAAAGACaccagaaagcaagggggtGATCATTGTGGCAATCATCGTCTGCATCCTTGTGGTGGCTGTGGTGGGGTCTGTCATCTACTTCCTGCACAAGAAAGGCAAGATCCCATGTGGCCGTGCTGGGAAACAGGACAT CACAAAGCCAGAGGCACGTAAAGACAAGATTGTAGTTGAAGTTAAGTCAGATAAACTTTCCGAAGAGGCGGGGCTCCTGCAGGGTGCCAACGGTGAGAAGAGACCTGCCGCTGACCAG AGCGAGAAATACATCGATCTGAGAAACTAG
- the MCAM gene encoding cell surface glycoprotein MUC18 isoform X2, with protein sequence MAGGRRAAGPALGWGCCLLLCCAAASKVEVSMPAVVEVESGGTARIECNFYIPGNGSYTYISWSYIDRNNLVRVCHILGSEIPEEGTDCKGRLSVGEDKALSISRVTVQDARTFVCQVGAGSHGVGENRTELRVYKVPEAPEIEANTGGVSVQSTNIPQIAQCVSRNSFPSPNITWHKNGEQLQPEEKMVKILATMTRESSGLYTASSTLFAHVTREDRNSLYHCTVHYWLLGQKHTMDSQKINITVFYPAQHVKLHVMPSSALVKEGDDVKLVCEADGNPAPVFSFYKRELEDSWQDLSSLADTNSGVLNLHGVNKSSSGLYKCQTLDLDDMRQLEKDVELVVNYIEGVHVKMEPSSPLQEGDSVRLSCDAHSPVALAYQWRDEEGRKVGEGNQLFLSNLTFETSNNFSCKVIAPSVPGLEQSKQVVVAVQGKPRIVAISSPLYVRQDEVVNLTCKAIAFPRPSVRWNVNGTAHEYIENQHVASNLTVRVNHDLLRAGAMCRVSNALGVSEKHIQLLDQKTPESKGVIIVAIIVCILVVAVVGSVIYFLHKKGKIPCGRAGKQDIARNTSI encoded by the exons ATggctggggggcggcgggcggccggtCCCgctctgggctggggctgctgcctcctgctctgctgcg ctgcagccagcaagGTGGAGGTCTCCATGCCAGCAGTGGTTGAAGTGGAGAgcgggggcacagccaggatcGAATGCAATTTCTACATTCCTGGAAATGGTTCCTACACCTACATCAGCTGGTCCTAC ATTGACCGCAACAACCTGGTGAGGGTGTGCCACATCCTAGGCAGCGAGATCCCAGAGGAGGGCACAGACTGCAAGGGGCGGCTGTCAGTGGGGGAGGACAAGGCCCTCTCCATCAGCAGGGTGACAGTGCAGGATGCTAGGACCTTCGTGTGCCAAGTTGGGGCGGGCAGCCACGGCGTGGGCGAGAACCGCACTGAGCTCCGCGTCTACA AGGTCCCCGAGGCCCCTGAGATTGAGGCCAACACAGGAGGCGTTTCTGTGCAGAGCACTAACATCCCGCAG attGCCCAGTGCGTGAGCAGGAACAGCTTCCCATCCCCCAACATCACGTGGCACAAGAatggggagcagctgcagccagaggaGAAGA tggTGAAGATCCTGGCCACGATGACCCGTGAGTCAAGTGGGCTGTACACAGCAAGCAGCACCCTTTTCGCTCACGTCACTCGGGAGGACCGCAACTCCCTCTATCACTGCACTGTGCACTACTGGCTGCTGGGACAGAAGCATACCATGGATTCGCAGAAAATCAACATCACTGTCTTTT acCCTGCGCAGCATGTGAAGCTACATGTCATGCCATCCTCAGCGCTGGTGAAGGAAGGGGATGACGTGAAGCTGGTCTGCGAGGCCGATGGGAACCCAGCGCCTGTCTTCAGCTTCTATAAGAGAgag ctggaggaCAGCTGGCAGGACCTGTCGTCGCTGGCAGACACCAACAGCGGGGTGTTGAACCTGCACGGTGTGAATAAAAGCAGCAGTGGCCTGTACAAATGCCAAACCCTGGATTTGGATGATATGAGACAGCTGGAGAAGGATGTGGAGCTTGTTGTGAACT ATATTGAAGGGGTCCATGTGAAGATGGAGCCATCCTCGCCCCTTCAGGAAGGGGATAGTGTGAGGCTGAGCTGTGATGCCCACAGCCCCGTGGCCCTGGCCTACCAGTGGAGAGATGAGGAG GGCAGGAAGGTTGGAGAAGGGAACCAGCTCTTCCTGAGCAACCTCACCTTCGAAACCTCCAACAACTTCAGCTGCAAGGTGATTGCACCAAGCgtgccagggctggagcagagcaagCAGGTGGTCGTGGCTGTTCAGG GGAAACCGCGGATTGTCGCCATCAGCTCCCCACTGTACGTGCGGCAGGATGAGGTGGTGAACCTGACTTGCAAGGCCATCGCTTTCCCCAGGCCCTCTGTCCGCTGGAATGTCAATGGGACg GCTCATGAGTACATTGAAAATCAGCACGTCGCCAGCAACCTGACAGTGCGTGTGAACCACGACCTGCTGCGGGCAGGAGCCATGTGCAGGGTCTCTAACGCACTGGGTGTCAGCGAGAAGCACATCCAGCTGCTCG ATCAAAAGACaccagaaagcaagggggtGATCATTGTGGCAATCATCGTCTGCATCCTTGTGGTGGCTGTGGTGGGGTCTGTCATCTACTTCCTGCACAAGAAAGGCAAGATCCCATGTGGCCGTGCTGGGAAACAGGACAT AGCGAGAAATACATCGATCTGA